The Psychromonas sp. MME1 genome window below encodes:
- a CDS encoding helix-turn-helix transcriptional regulator, whose protein sequence is MNNRQPIQLNAELLIKARKALGHNQETLSLQLTNSNIPVSRATINRIENGKKTEIQIAIKIAEALGVTLDYLQGKEEPTLHYWVQIYDEDTNGEFVPINKLGAVFENSFDLLDFIDKHVFLPASQYPTELPNIISSYYLDKTTNALLASVSYGESDNTEQFKIEVKLIKLTDAGLTWTNFTDFKYHWVEQSLKELFYKRSTYVNPLISTELIEHKYLIKIVQLPSKSEKNDVINLLSKDHSIDEVILFEKYQEAWKQLALSFIKYESIETNTFNELVRAIQLILNQYNPSKSITVQYNFKSNNNVQFDVFPNMQSDKTRGVRLNIYRVEINENSAANAPWPEYQMRAIENIWSIYADAPDNQLMSNVLSNETITEIKNCL, encoded by the coding sequence ATGAATAACAGACAACCAATTCAACTAAATGCAGAACTTTTAATAAAGGCCCGAAAGGCATTGGGACACAATCAAGAGACACTAAGTTTACAACTTACGAATTCAAATATCCCAGTATCAAGAGCTACAATCAATCGAATTGAAAATGGAAAGAAAACAGAAATCCAAATAGCAATAAAAATAGCAGAAGCACTTGGTGTTACTTTGGATTATTTACAAGGCAAAGAAGAGCCAACTCTACATTATTGGGTGCAAATCTATGACGAAGATACAAACGGTGAATTTGTACCTATCAATAAACTAGGGGCTGTTTTTGAAAATAGTTTCGATTTGCTAGATTTCATTGATAAGCATGTGTTCCTACCTGCTTCACAGTATCCAACGGAGCTTCCTAACATCATATCTTCATACTATTTAGATAAAACAACCAACGCTTTATTGGCATCGGTTTCTTATGGAGAAAGTGATAATACTGAACAATTCAAAATTGAAGTTAAATTAATCAAATTAACCGATGCGGGGCTAACATGGACTAACTTTACAGATTTTAAGTATCATTGGGTTGAGCAATCACTAAAAGAGCTGTTTTACAAACGCTCAACCTATGTTAATCCATTAATTTCTACTGAATTGATTGAGCATAAATACCTAATAAAAATTGTACAGTTACCTTCAAAGTCAGAAAAAAATGATGTGATTAACTTGTTAAGCAAAGACCACTCTATCGATGAAGTTATCTTATTTGAAAAATATCAAGAGGCTTGGAAGCAATTAGCTTTAAGTTTCATTAAGTATGAATCTATTGAAACTAATACATTTAATGAATTAGTTAGAGCCATTCAGCTTATCCTAAATCAATATAACCCATCTAAATCAATTACAGTTCAATATAACTTTAAATCTAACAATAATGTCCAGTTTGATGTATTTCCAAATATGCAAAGTGATAAAACAAGAGGGGTACGACTAAATATATATAGAGTTGAGATTAATGAAAATTCAGCAGCTAATGCACCGTGGCCTGAGTACCAGATGCGTGCAATAGAAAACATTTGGTCTATCTATGCAGACGCGCCTGACAATCAGCTAATGAGTAATGTGCTGAGCAATGAAACCATTACTGAAATCAAGAATTGTTTATGA